Proteins from one Erysipelothrix larvae genomic window:
- a CDS encoding glycosyltransferase yields the protein MKLLMFTNTVFKIGGVARVVTSLANEWVNYYDVTIVNTHPGYSPERKLYKIDPRIKIHHDPELYIHDQNFRLTQASKNKLHAYLKHEAFDVIIGVEGKQSIALADALEGIDARKISWFHNSYEGYFENKGRFLWKKNDRFKQAMGAYDHLIVLTHHDKKRFDEAFNLESTVILNPMPFRGSKSTPVFDYKRILTVGRIKQPTKGLDLAVEALIPVFKKHPDWTWHVVGNGPDTIAIETMVRNLGIERHVVFYGAHRHVKTFYKHASIFLLPSRWEGLPMVSLEAMSYGLPIVGYDIDALKEVVGSALQKEVLAPQCSIEGLTEKVLSLVEDEAHWNYVSKLIQQRSNHFSFERVMFEWDCLFKD from the coding sequence GTGAAACTGTTAATGTTTACAAACACTGTGTTTAAAATCGGAGGCGTAGCGCGTGTTGTGACATCCCTTGCGAATGAATGGGTAAATTACTATGACGTGACGATCGTGAACACGCATCCTGGCTATTCACCGGAGCGAAAATTGTATAAAATTGATCCGCGTATAAAGATACATCACGACCCTGAGCTTTACATTCATGATCAAAACTTTCGCTTAACACAAGCGTCAAAAAACAAACTGCATGCTTATCTTAAGCATGAAGCCTTTGATGTAATCATTGGGGTGGAAGGGAAGCAATCCATTGCCCTTGCTGATGCATTAGAAGGCATTGATGCTCGGAAAATATCGTGGTTTCATAATTCGTATGAAGGATATTTTGAGAATAAGGGGCGGTTTTTGTGGAAGAAAAATGACCGTTTCAAACAGGCCATGGGAGCTTACGATCATTTAATTGTTTTAACACATCATGATAAGAAACGATTTGATGAAGCGTTTAACCTTGAATCAACGGTTATTCTAAATCCAATGCCCTTTAGAGGAAGTAAGAGTACACCCGTTTTCGATTACAAACGAATTCTTACAGTGGGACGAATTAAACAGCCAACCAAAGGGCTTGATTTGGCGGTTGAAGCACTGATTCCAGTGTTTAAAAAACATCCAGATTGGACGTGGCATGTTGTAGGTAATGGCCCCGATACGATTGCGATTGAAACGATGGTTAGAAATTTAGGCATTGAACGTCATGTCGTCTTCTATGGTGCGCATAGACATGTGAAAACATTCTATAAACATGCAAGTATCTTTTTGTTGCCTTCAAGGTGGGAAGGGCTTCCTATGGTTTCGTTGGAAGCAATGAGTTATGGACTTCCAATTGTGGGGTATGATATTGATGCACTTAAGGAAGTAGTAGGCAGTGCGTTACAAAAAGAAGTCTTGGCCCCGCAATGTTCAATTGAGGGACTTACTGAAAAGGTTTTGAGTCTTGTTGAGGATGAAGCGCACTGGAATTATGTTTCCAAACTTATTCAGCAACGTTCAAATCATTTCTCATTTGAGCGTGTGATGTTTGAGTGGGATTGTTTATTTAAAGATTAG
- a CDS encoding NAD(P)-dependent alcohol dehydrogenase, protein MRVKAAVTWDAGAPFVLEDVELDQPKATEVLVEVVATGVCATDAGAAGGHMGVPFPIVLGHEASGIVKEVGEAVTYVKPGDHVVVACCLCGTCDNCLTGKPGSCEHIPRLNFGGAMEDGTKRLSKDGHEISTFFGQSTFATYAVTNEKNLIKVDKSLDLELLGPLGCGIVTGSATVLEGLKPKSGSTIAIYGCGAVGLSAVMAAKISGCLKIIAVDINDDRLKLAKELGATDVINSKAQDITEMVRSLTDGKGVHYGVDATGNSMVAKSALAALTNQGELCLIGAGYQEIGIDLNTEFLFGTKKLSGYIAGLVSSKYIVPRLIEYYKQGQFPFDKLVTFYDFEDINQAFEDSKTGITIKPILRIKK, encoded by the coding sequence ATGAGAGTTAAAGCAGCAGTGACGTGGGATGCGGGTGCTCCCTTTGTTTTAGAGGATGTTGAATTGGATCAACCCAAAGCGACAGAAGTGTTGGTCGAAGTGGTTGCGACAGGTGTTTGCGCAACTGATGCAGGCGCAGCAGGCGGGCATATGGGTGTTCCATTTCCAATTGTGTTAGGGCATGAAGCATCTGGAATTGTGAAAGAAGTCGGTGAGGCAGTAACCTATGTGAAGCCTGGCGATCATGTGGTTGTGGCGTGTTGTTTGTGTGGTACCTGTGACAATTGTTTAACAGGAAAACCTGGTTCTTGTGAGCATATCCCACGACTTAATTTTGGTGGAGCCATGGAAGATGGAACCAAACGTCTTTCCAAAGACGGACACGAAATCTCGACATTCTTTGGTCAATCGACCTTTGCAACCTATGCAGTTACCAATGAGAAAAATCTTATCAAGGTTGATAAGTCCTTAGATCTTGAGTTATTAGGCCCATTGGGATGTGGGATTGTGACAGGCAGTGCGACTGTTTTAGAAGGGTTAAAACCAAAAAGTGGGTCTACAATCGCAATCTATGGCTGTGGTGCAGTGGGATTGAGTGCTGTGATGGCTGCAAAGATTTCAGGGTGTTTAAAGATTATTGCTGTTGATATCAATGATGATCGTTTGAAGCTTGCGAAAGAACTGGGTGCTACAGATGTGATTAACAGTAAAGCGCAGGATATCACAGAAATGGTACGGTCCTTAACGGATGGAAAAGGTGTACATTATGGTGTGGATGCGACAGGAAACTCTATGGTTGCGAAAAGTGCACTTGCTGCATTAACAAATCAAGGCGAGTTATGTCTTATTGGTGCAGGATATCAAGAGATTGGTATTGACTTAAACACTGAGTTTCTATTTGGAACAAAGAAACTATCAGGGTATATTGCGGGGCTTGTATCGTCGAAGTATATTGTCCCACGACTCATTGAGTACTATAAGCAAGGTCAATTTCCATTTGATAAGCTTGTGACATTCTATGATTTTGAGGATATTAATCAAGCGTTTGAAGATTCAAAAACAGGCATTACCATTAAGCCAATCCTTCGTATTAAGAAGTAA
- a CDS encoding 4Fe-4S single cluster domain-containing protein: MTIRLSSLIHDSIVDGEGLRSVIFTQGCPHNCPGCHNQSTIPFDGGTILDIQTVIDDILKRDLKRVTFSGGEPFVQAESCYYIAVALKKHGYNLWSYTGYTMDALLRHRDPYVRKFLEQIEILIDGRFILAQRSLQTLFRGSTNQRIIDVPASLEKNAPVVATRFKDPELNIPKAKEKDKGIFI; the protein is encoded by the coding sequence ATGACCATCCGACTTTCCTCACTCATCCACGACTCAATCGTAGATGGTGAAGGCCTTCGTTCGGTAATCTTTACCCAAGGGTGTCCACACAACTGTCCCGGATGCCACAACCAAAGCACGATCCCATTTGATGGTGGGACAATCTTGGACATCCAAACTGTCATTGACGATATTCTAAAACGCGATTTAAAACGCGTAACCTTTTCAGGGGGAGAACCCTTTGTCCAAGCAGAAAGTTGTTATTACATTGCAGTAGCGCTAAAAAAACACGGCTATAACCTGTGGTCGTATACAGGTTATACAATGGATGCACTGTTAAGACATCGCGACCCTTATGTTCGAAAGTTCTTAGAACAAATTGAAATCCTCATTGATGGCCGGTTTATCCTTGCACAACGAAGTCTTCAAACACTTTTTAGAGGATCAACCAATCAACGCATTATTGATGTTCCTGCGTCACTTGAAAAAAATGCACCGGTTGTCGCAACACGGTTCAAAGACCCAGAACTCAATATTCCAAAAGCAAAAGAAAAGGATAAAGGTATCTTTATCTAA
- a CDS encoding anaerobic ribonucleoside triphosphate reductase, producing the protein MENKLENLVILKRDNRKSKFNGEKIAVAIKKGFDSVENKKYSSDDVNEVYSAVLAVLAQSVDGDPFVSIEHIQDLIERELLRQNYIDVYESFSSYRNRRNESRKIFISKQHKFLKAIEALNQKEAHEDDSKRENANVDGNSPMGMMLQFGSTVSKEFAKAYQMSHNFYNAHDSGQIHIHDMDFLPMGTTTCNQINLAKLFENGFSTGHGHLRKPKDIMSYAALAAIAIQSNQNDQHGGQSIPAFDYYMAPGVLNTFKKQFKQRIYEYLDLQDLLLDFNMDKAVATIDAFTSIDVTLDDLRLVAGKNDAVMKLVEKAYEKALAVTNRITFQAMEAFIHNLNTMHSRAGAQVPFSSLNFGTDISPEGRMVVDNYLDALDSGLGKGETPIFPISIFKVKEGVNYNPEDPNYDLFKKSIAVSSKRLFPNFSFIDSPFNLQYYKDGDYETECTYMGCRTRVMGDITDPDNEVVTGRGNLSFTSINLVRLGIKHGLLNNETPDIDGFFEELGDLMDLVKDQLLERFDIQCAKHVSNFKFLLGQGVWKNSETLKPSENLRRVLKHGSLAFGFIGLAECLKALIGVHHGESEEAQELGLRIVGFMRAKADEYSQEYGLNFSLIATPAEGLSGRFVAIDQSIFGSIEAITDRDYYTNSFHVPVYYDVTVDKKLQLEAPYHNLTNGGHITYVELDGDTTKNLEAFEEVVRKMHDYQIGYGAINHPVDRDPACGYTGIINDVCPVCGRSEEAHNAQPFERIRRITGYLVGTLDRFNDAKRAEEHDRVKHSI; encoded by the coding sequence ATGGAAAATAAATTAGAAAATTTAGTAATACTTAAACGTGATAATCGCAAATCAAAATTTAACGGTGAAAAAATCGCAGTCGCAATCAAAAAAGGCTTTGATTCTGTAGAAAACAAGAAATATAGCAGTGATGATGTAAACGAAGTGTACTCTGCAGTATTAGCGGTGTTGGCTCAAAGCGTTGACGGGGATCCTTTTGTGTCTATTGAACACATTCAGGACTTAATTGAACGTGAACTTTTACGTCAGAATTATATTGATGTTTACGAATCATTTTCTTCATATCGTAACCGTCGTAATGAATCGCGTAAAATCTTTATCTCTAAACAACACAAATTCCTTAAAGCGATTGAAGCCCTCAATCAAAAAGAAGCACACGAAGACGATAGTAAACGTGAAAACGCAAACGTTGATGGCAACAGTCCAATGGGAATGATGTTGCAGTTTGGTTCAACCGTATCCAAAGAATTTGCGAAAGCATATCAAATGAGTCATAACTTTTACAATGCTCATGATTCAGGACAAATTCACATCCATGATATGGACTTTTTACCAATGGGTACCACAACCTGTAATCAAATTAACCTCGCAAAACTCTTTGAAAATGGGTTCTCTACAGGTCATGGACACTTACGTAAACCAAAAGACATCATGTCTTATGCTGCTTTAGCTGCAATCGCCATTCAATCCAATCAAAACGACCAACATGGAGGCCAAAGTATTCCTGCATTTGACTACTACATGGCACCCGGTGTCCTTAACACCTTCAAAAAACAATTCAAACAACGAATTTATGAATACCTTGACCTTCAAGATCTTCTCTTAGACTTCAACATGGATAAAGCAGTCGCAACCATCGATGCATTCACATCCATTGATGTCACTTTAGATGATCTCCGTTTAGTTGCAGGTAAAAACGATGCTGTCATGAAACTTGTGGAAAAAGCGTATGAAAAAGCACTCGCAGTCACCAATCGGATCACTTTCCAAGCAATGGAAGCATTCATTCACAACCTTAATACCATGCACTCTCGTGCGGGTGCACAAGTACCATTTAGTTCACTGAACTTTGGTACTGATATTTCACCTGAAGGACGCATGGTTGTGGACAACTACCTTGACGCATTGGATTCAGGACTTGGAAAAGGTGAAACACCGATTTTCCCAATTTCAATCTTTAAAGTTAAAGAAGGCGTTAACTACAATCCAGAAGACCCTAACTACGATTTATTCAAAAAATCAATTGCTGTTTCTTCAAAACGACTCTTCCCTAACTTCTCATTCATCGACTCACCGTTTAACCTTCAATATTACAAAGACGGTGATTATGAAACAGAATGTACCTATATGGGGTGTCGTACCCGTGTAATGGGGGATATTACTGATCCAGATAATGAAGTTGTGACCGGACGTGGTAACCTAAGCTTTACCTCAATCAACCTCGTACGTTTAGGTATTAAACATGGACTTTTAAACAATGAAACTCCAGATATTGACGGATTCTTTGAAGAATTAGGCGACTTAATGGACCTCGTGAAAGACCAACTGCTTGAACGCTTTGATATTCAATGTGCAAAACATGTATCAAACTTTAAATTCCTTTTAGGACAAGGTGTTTGGAAAAACTCAGAAACACTTAAACCAAGTGAAAACCTTCGTCGTGTCCTCAAACACGGTTCCCTAGCCTTTGGATTTATTGGCCTTGCGGAATGTCTAAAAGCATTGATTGGTGTGCACCATGGAGAAAGCGAAGAAGCCCAAGAACTTGGATTACGAATTGTTGGATTTATGCGTGCGAAAGCCGATGAATACAGCCAAGAATACGGACTCAACTTCTCACTCATCGCAACACCAGCAGAAGGACTCTCAGGACGCTTTGTGGCAATTGACCAATCAATCTTTGGTAGCATTGAAGCCATTACCGATCGCGATTACTACACAAACTCCTTCCATGTTCCAGTTTACTATGATGTAACAGTGGACAAAAAACTCCAACTTGAAGCACCCTACCACAACCTTACAAACGGTGGACACATCACTTATGTAGAACTTGATGGCGATACGACTAAAAACCTTGAAGCCTTTGAAGAAGTTGTGCGTAAGATGCACGACTACCAAATCGGATATGGTGCAATCAACCACCCTGTAGACCGTGACCCGGCATGTGGTTATACCGGAATCATCAACGATGTATGTCCTGTATGTGGACGCAGTGAAGAAGCACATAATGCACAACCATTTGAACGTATTCGTCGTATTACAGGATATTTAGTAGGTACCCTTGATCGATTCAACGATGCGAAACGCGCCGAAGAACATGATCGTGTAAAACACTCCATATGA
- a CDS encoding helix-turn-helix domain-containing protein has protein sequence MIVIRLDRVMADRKMSLKDLSQKTGISEVNLSKLKNERVKAIRFSTLNAICRELKCQPRDLLEFIYDLE, from the coding sequence ATGATAGTAATCAGACTTGATCGGGTTATGGCCGATCGTAAAATGTCTTTAAAGGATTTATCCCAAAAGACTGGAATCTCGGAAGTCAATCTTTCGAAACTGAAAAATGAACGTGTAAAAGCGATTCGATTCTCGACACTCAATGCGATATGCCGTGAGTTGAAATGTCAACCCAGAGATCTACTCGAGTTCATTTATGATCTTGAGTAG
- the secG gene encoding preprotein translocase subunit SecG — protein MAQFLEFLLLIVSALLIILSLLQSGKSEGFTGAFTGSSSLNLFSNTKERGAEKVISRITMVTGCLYFVLVVIILIVQ, from the coding sequence ATGGCTCAGTTTCTAGAATTCTTATTATTAATTGTATCAGCACTGCTGATCATTCTATCATTATTACAAAGCGGAAAATCTGAAGGATTTACGGGGGCATTTACAGGAAGTTCAAGTTTGAACTTATTCTCAAACACCAAAGAACGTGGTGCTGAGAAAGTAATCTCACGTATAACGATGGTTACGGGATGTCTTTATTTTGTTCTCGTAGTTATAATCTTGATAGTACAATAA
- the rnr gene encoding ribonuclease R, translating to MKHTDTQYEKVKQALFKANGTVYSVDTWIQNLNQTLGFSSSICESVFKTMKAHEELVQIDDLLYVIDKTHFRLGTLRVVRETFGFVGDKADAIYIGGRNFNGALDRDVVLVQCNQVNKQEEGDVIKVMERKRSFILGTFEKKGKTLLFKPYENKFPYNFEIKGEATPNQRVIIAVDRVKNGVVEGHVQSVLGLADEPGIDVISVLMVHDLEVAFNQDALDQAATMPDEVDPTSFEGRIDHRNQNVITVDGEDAKDLDDAIYLERKADGYRLYVHIADVSHYVTPKSPLDVNASERTSSIYLVDRVVPMLPKNLSNGVCSLHPNVDRLTLTCMMDIDSKGVVDNYAVYPSIIQSKRRMSYNEINQNDTWGNETDMIHDMLHCAQILHYTRNQAGSIDFESDEAKYVVDHEGNVLDIYRRTQGEAEAMIEAFMVCANETVARHCKYLEIPIMYRVHEKPDLEKVKGLSHTLRTLGYRMKGSLDKIHPKTLQKAMDYFKDRPEGPVVSRLMIRSMSKARYDQEPIGHFGLALEDYAHFTSPIRRYPDLWLHQCLRKYVFNHDFSHFNDDVQMAQDCAAHVSSKERDIMEAERDVEKIKKAQYMKDKKGEAYEGFISGFSNYGIFVELENTVEGVVPFRSMRDHMVVDMASQKAIGTHTNVTYVLGQKVNVKVESVDLQEHEVEFFMKEKRGAKKRVKYRKKS from the coding sequence ATGAAACATACAGACACACAGTATGAAAAAGTAAAACAAGCGTTGTTTAAAGCGAATGGAACGGTCTACTCAGTGGATACATGGATTCAAAATTTGAATCAAACACTGGGCTTTTCATCATCCATTTGTGAGTCTGTTTTTAAGACAATGAAAGCCCATGAAGAATTGGTTCAAATTGATGACTTGCTTTATGTTATCGATAAGACGCATTTCAGGCTTGGAACCCTAAGAGTTGTCAGAGAAACCTTTGGCTTTGTCGGAGATAAGGCCGATGCAATCTATATCGGGGGACGCAATTTTAATGGAGCACTGGATCGTGATGTTGTTTTAGTACAATGTAATCAAGTGAATAAACAAGAAGAGGGGGATGTCATCAAGGTAATGGAACGTAAGCGTTCCTTCATCCTTGGTACCTTTGAAAAAAAGGGGAAGACACTCCTTTTTAAACCCTATGAAAATAAATTCCCGTATAATTTTGAGATTAAAGGGGAGGCAACACCAAACCAACGTGTGATTATCGCAGTGGACCGTGTTAAAAATGGTGTCGTAGAAGGCCATGTGCAATCGGTATTGGGATTAGCAGATGAACCTGGTATTGATGTGATCTCAGTGTTAATGGTTCATGATCTTGAGGTTGCCTTTAATCAGGATGCGCTTGATCAAGCAGCGACAATGCCTGATGAAGTCGATCCAACAAGTTTTGAAGGACGCATCGATCATCGCAATCAAAACGTCATCACCGTCGATGGTGAAGATGCAAAAGATTTGGATGATGCGATTTATCTCGAACGTAAAGCAGATGGGTATCGCTTGTATGTCCATATTGCGGATGTGAGTCACTATGTAACACCAAAATCACCCCTTGATGTGAATGCGTCAGAACGTACGTCTTCAATTTACCTTGTAGACCGCGTTGTACCGATGTTACCCAAAAACCTTTCCAATGGTGTGTGTTCTTTGCACCCCAATGTGGATCGTTTAACACTGACATGTATGATGGACATTGATTCGAAAGGGGTTGTGGATAACTATGCGGTTTATCCTTCAATCATTCAATCAAAACGTCGCATGAGTTATAATGAAATTAATCAAAATGATACATGGGGCAATGAAACGGATATGATTCACGACATGCTTCATTGTGCACAAATACTGCACTACACACGCAACCAAGCAGGGTCAATTGACTTTGAAAGTGATGAGGCGAAATATGTGGTGGATCATGAGGGGAATGTCTTAGACATTTACCGTCGAACACAAGGTGAAGCCGAAGCCATGATTGAAGCATTCATGGTTTGTGCCAATGAAACAGTTGCCCGGCATTGTAAATACTTGGAAATTCCAATTATGTACCGTGTCCATGAGAAACCAGATCTAGAGAAAGTCAAAGGATTGTCTCATACGCTGCGTACTTTAGGGTACCGTATGAAGGGAAGCTTGGATAAAATTCATCCAAAGACCCTTCAAAAAGCAATGGACTACTTTAAAGATAGACCCGAAGGCCCGGTTGTATCGCGTTTAATGATTCGTTCGATGAGTAAAGCACGCTATGATCAAGAACCGATTGGTCACTTTGGTTTAGCATTGGAAGACTATGCCCACTTTACCTCTCCAATTCGTCGTTATCCTGATTTATGGCTCCATCAATGTTTGAGAAAGTATGTCTTTAATCATGATTTCTCTCACTTTAATGACGATGTGCAGATGGCCCAAGATTGTGCAGCACATGTATCATCCAAAGAACGGGATATCATGGAAGCAGAACGCGATGTTGAGAAGATTAAGAAAGCACAGTACATGAAAGATAAAAAAGGTGAAGCCTATGAAGGGTTCATCAGTGGATTCAGTAATTACGGTATCTTTGTGGAACTGGAAAACACCGTTGAAGGGGTTGTACCTTTTAGAAGTATGCGGGATCATATGGTTGTGGATATGGCCTCACAAAAAGCCATCGGTACGCATACCAATGTTACCTATGTGTTAGGACAAAAAGTAAATGTAAAAGTAGAATCTGTTGACTTACAAGAACATGAAGTAGAGTTCTTTATGAAAGAGAAAAGGGGGGCGAAAAAACGTGTTAAGTATCGCAAAAAATCGTAA
- the smpB gene encoding SsrA-binding protein SmpB, with translation MLSIAKNRKAYHDYFINDTFEAGLVLTGTEIKSIRQGHVQLKESYISIRDGEAWIKGMHIAPYDFGNRFNHDETRDRKLLLHSHEIKKLFKEIQLQGNTIVPLHLYLKNGRAKLEIGVAKGKHLYDKRATERDRSLKREAQKATKERYQ, from the coding sequence GTGTTAAGTATCGCAAAAAATCGTAAAGCGTATCATGATTATTTCATCAACGATACTTTTGAAGCTGGATTAGTGCTCACAGGCACCGAAATTAAATCCATTCGTCAAGGGCATGTACAACTCAAAGAATCCTATATCTCCATCCGCGATGGTGAAGCATGGATTAAAGGAATGCACATTGCACCCTATGATTTTGGAAATCGATTTAATCATGATGAAACCCGTGATCGCAAGTTGTTGTTGCATTCACATGAGATAAAAAAACTATTCAAAGAAATACAACTTCAAGGAAATACAATCGTACCGCTTCATTTATATTTGAAGAATGGTCGCGCGAAACTTGAAATTGGTGTTGCGAAAGGGAAGCATCTCTATGACAAACGTGCAACAGAACGTGATCGTTCCCTGAAACGTGAAGCGCAAAAGGCAACCAAAGAACGATATCAATAA
- the tnpB gene encoding IS200/IS605 family element RNA-guided endonuclease TnpB — protein sequence MKRAYRFRIYPNQEQIIFFAKTFGCVRKTYNLMLEERLQMNEDYRNGLPTNDKIPTPAKYKEDYPYLKEVDSLALANAQLNLDRAFKNCYRDPKVGEPKYKSRKMEQSYTTNNQKGTISVKNHKYLKLPKLKSLVRIKMHRHPKGDIKSATISRSTTGIYHVSLLVEETIEHLPKTGSEVGIDLGLIAFAVLSDGRRIPNPRFTNQEAQTLKREQRKLSKRKREAKKRGVPLSEAKNYQKQKLNVARIHEKIANRRNDFLNKVSKELIENHDVLCIETLKVKEMMKTKRVSKSIADVSWSQFVAKLEYKADWYGKKVIKIDSWYPSSQLCSHCGHNDGKKPLEIRQWECSNCNITHDRDLNASINILNEGLRLSHQS from the coding sequence ATGAAACGTGCCTACAGGTTTAGAATTTATCCAAACCAAGAGCAAATCATCTTTTTCGCAAAAACGTTTGGTTGTGTTCGTAAGACGTATAACCTCATGCTTGAAGAGCGGCTTCAAATGAATGAGGATTATCGAAACGGACTTCCAACAAACGATAAAATTCCAACACCTGCAAAGTATAAGGAAGATTACCCTTATTTGAAGGAAGTAGACAGTCTTGCCTTAGCGAATGCACAATTGAATCTTGACCGAGCATTTAAGAATTGTTATCGAGATCCAAAGGTAGGTGAGCCAAAGTATAAATCAAGAAAAATGGAGCAGTCCTATACCACAAACAATCAAAAAGGAACAATATCCGTTAAAAATCATAAATATCTTAAACTGCCAAAACTTAAGAGTCTTGTGAGAATCAAGATGCATCGTCACCCAAAAGGTGATATTAAATCCGCAACGATATCAAGGAGTACAACAGGAATCTATCACGTCTCACTCTTAGTCGAAGAAACAATCGAGCACCTACCTAAGACGGGGTCTGAGGTTGGGATTGATCTTGGATTGATTGCTTTTGCGGTGCTCTCTGATGGAAGACGTATTCCAAACCCACGGTTCACGAACCAAGAAGCACAAACACTGAAACGAGAACAACGTAAGTTATCAAAACGTAAAAGGGAGGCAAAGAAACGGGGTGTCCCGCTGAGTGAAGCCAAGAATTACCAAAAGCAAAAGTTAAATGTCGCACGAATCCATGAGAAGATCGCAAATCGACGCAATGATTTCTTAAACAAGGTGAGTAAGGAGCTAATCGAGAACCATGATGTGCTCTGTATAGAAACCTTAAAAGTTAAAGAAATGATGAAGACGAAGCGGGTTTCAAAGAGTATTGCAGATGTGTCTTGGTCACAATTTGTGGCAAAGCTCGAATACAAAGCCGATTGGTATGGGAAAAAAGTAATCAAGATTGATTCCTGGTATCCGTCCAGTCAGCTGTGTTCTCACTGTGGACATAATGATGGAAAGAAACCACTGGAGATACGTCAATGGGAATGTTCCAACTGCAACATCACACACGATCGTGATTTGAATGCAAGCATCAATATCCTGAATGAAGGATTAAGACTTTCGCATCAATCCTAA
- the tnpA gene encoding IS200/IS605 family transposase, with the protein MQVLDNNAHSVFLLTYHMVFVTKYRRKVINDSISKRAHEIFVSIAPNYNITCIEWNHDVDHVHILFKAHPNTSLSKFINAYKSASSRLIKKEFPEVKASLWKDAFWSKSFCLISVGGAPLEVLKQYIETQGEKR; encoded by the coding sequence ATGCAGGTTTTAGACAATAATGCTCATTCTGTGTTTTTATTGACATATCATATGGTTTTTGTCACAAAATATCGCAGAAAAGTCATCAATGATTCAATTTCGAAACGGGCTCATGAAATCTTTGTTTCCATTGCTCCAAACTACAATATCACCTGTATTGAATGGAATCATGATGTTGACCATGTTCATATTCTATTCAAAGCCCATCCAAATACATCGCTTAGCAAGTTTATCAATGCTTACAAAAGTGCAAGCAGTCGCTTGATTAAGAAAGAATTTCCAGAAGTGAAAGCATCCCTTTGGAAAGATGCTTTTTGGTCAAAGAGTTTCTGCTTGATTTCTGTTGGTGGTGCACCTCTAGAAGTGTTGAAACAGTATATTGAGACACAGGGGGAAAAGCGATGA
- a CDS encoding LemA family protein, giving the protein MNILTAISGLWIALGVVVIVVLYVVMAYNGLVSQRNLVEEAFSTMDVYLKKRYDLIPNLVETVKGYAKHESGTLEAVISARNKAVNATTDEARLQAEGDLSQVMGRLFALTESYPDLKANTNFLDLQNQLKLIETEIAQSRKYYNGTTRDFNTKIETFPSVIIANMFGFKRKPLYEVNNETERENVKVSF; this is encoded by the coding sequence ATGAATATATTAACAGCAATTAGCGGATTATGGATTGCATTGGGCGTTGTTGTCATTGTCGTATTGTATGTTGTCATGGCATATAATGGTCTAGTGAGTCAACGTAATCTAGTGGAAGAAGCATTCTCAACGATGGATGTGTACCTTAAAAAGCGTTATGACTTGATTCCAAACCTTGTTGAAACAGTAAAAGGGTATGCGAAACATGAAAGTGGTACACTTGAAGCGGTAATCTCAGCACGAAACAAGGCTGTAAATGCCACTACTGATGAAGCACGTCTTCAAGCAGAAGGTGACTTAAGTCAAGTGATGGGTCGTTTGTTTGCATTGACTGAAAGTTATCCAGATCTTAAGGCAAATACAAACTTCCTTGATTTACAAAATCAATTGAAACTCATTGAAACAGAAATCGCTCAATCTCGTAAATACTATAACGGTACTACTCGTGACTTTAACACGAAGATTGAAACATTCCCTTCAGTGATTATCGCAAATATGTTTGGGTTCAAACGTAAACCTCTCTATGAAGTAAACAATGAAACTGAACGCGAAAACGTCAAAGTATCATTTTAA